The following are encoded in a window of Longimicrobiaceae bacterium genomic DNA:
- the rpsU gene encoding 30S ribosomal protein S21, producing MVEIELAETDRLDWALKQFRRKMIRSGLFKDMRRKRFYEKPSEARKAKAKAAERRRHKDRKRAARARRLDF from the coding sequence GTGGTAGAGATCGAGCTCGCGGAAACCGATCGCCTGGACTGGGCACTGAAGCAGTTTCGTCGGAAGATGATTCGCTCCGGCCTGTTCAAGGATATGCGCCGGAAGCGTTTCTACGAGAAGCCGAGCGAGGCCCGCAAGGCTAAGGCGAAGGCCGCAGAGCGCCGCCGTCACAAGGATCGCAAGCGCGCCGCGCGCGCTCGACGTCTGGACTTCTAA
- a CDS encoding VOC family protein, translated as MARQLFVNLPVKDLDRSVEFFTKLGYTFNPQFTDENATCMIIGENNYAMLLVEDYFRTFTDKEIIDAHKGIEVTIAVALDSREEVDEHVRLAREAGARVPREPQDYGFMYQHAFQDLDGHLWEVFYMDPSAIPDQAAEAAKAG; from the coding sequence ATGGCACGCCAGCTTTTCGTCAACCTGCCGGTGAAGGATCTGGATCGCTCGGTGGAGTTCTTCACCAAGCTGGGGTACACCTTCAATCCCCAGTTCACCGACGAGAACGCCACCTGCATGATCATCGGCGAGAACAACTACGCGATGCTCTTGGTGGAGGACTACTTCCGCACCTTCACCGACAAGGAGATCATCGACGCCCACAAGGGGATCGAGGTCACCATTGCGGTGGCCCTCGACAGTCGGGAAGAGGTGGACGAGCACGTTCGGTTGGCGCGGGAGGCGGGAGCCCGGGTTCCTCGGGAGCCGCAGGACTACGGCTTCATGTACCAGCATGCCTTCCAGGACCTGGATGGTCACCTCTGGGAGGTCTTCTACATGGACCCGAGCGCCATCCCGGATCAGGCGGCCGAAGCGGCCAAGGCCGGCTGA
- a CDS encoding protein kinase, which produces MRSLTPERWRQIDALFEAALECQPEERSAFLRERCRDDPELLQEVQALLQSADEAEHALGESVSQFAEPLVEDLRVTLEREEMEALPGGGRIGPYRLIRVLGRGGMGAVYLAERADDEFEKKVALKLVKRGMDTDEVLQRFRYERQILAALEHPNIGRLYDGGAAEDGRPYLVMEYIAGEPVTEYCDARRLSVDARLRLFETICTAVQFAHRNLVIHRDLKPSNILVTADGVVKLLDFGIAKLLDPSRPELAPRTRTEMRLLTPEYASPEQIDGNAVTTATDVYSLGVILFELLTGRRPVDRHGRRTQDRFGLDTGMGRPSSTVVRPVRTGDEREPVISAVEIAARRGTTPERLRAQLRGDLDTITLKALAEEPERRYQSAEQLLEDIRRYRRGLPVLARGESIAYRTTKFVRRHRLVVSMSAALTLLLGGFVGTTFMQNRLLREARGAAQLRQGQAEDLIGYMLGDLREKLVPIGRLDLLDDVASKAREYFAAVPAEQLSERELLRRAEQLRLLGDVQLQRGNLAAALSTFQDAHAVSTDLVRRDSTNAEWRLALATDFFWLGYISFERGDFTAALGHFDEYRRHVRRLFDSDPDNRVYRMELSYAHGNIGSALEKLGDRRAIDEYNRSLQLKESLARLDPENVEYRSALATAYNKLAVAEQRWGDLAAALEHFRAELAVREEIAKQNAEDRHAQRLLSLAHSYLGEVLAAVGQEDEALDHRLEAWSIQRELANWDPENAGWQRGLAVSARLGGLGLVASGREEEGLAAMQESRDILLRLVEREPSGVVYRQELAKTEAAFASVYAQSRPEAAVEAVERTLSVLRPLLEQRDAVTQGVEGHAYLDLGRALSALGRDTEAREAWTQAILAVEGDEGEEGGVDRLATRARALMYLGRMQEARPLVDDLLARGYRQPEFVALARRSGLLPDSPR; this is translated from the coding sequence ATGCGATCGCTGACCCCCGAACGCTGGCGGCAGATCGACGCGCTCTTCGAGGCGGCTCTCGAATGCCAGCCCGAGGAGCGCTCGGCCTTTCTGCGAGAGCGCTGTCGCGACGATCCCGAACTGCTCCAGGAGGTGCAGGCGCTCCTGCAGAGCGCCGACGAGGCGGAGCACGCGCTGGGTGAATCCGTATCGCAGTTCGCGGAGCCTCTCGTGGAGGACCTGCGGGTCACGCTCGAGCGGGAGGAGATGGAGGCGCTGCCGGGTGGAGGGCGGATCGGGCCGTACCGACTGATCCGTGTGCTCGGCCGTGGCGGGATGGGCGCCGTCTACCTCGCCGAGCGGGCGGACGATGAGTTCGAGAAGAAGGTCGCGCTGAAGCTCGTCAAGCGCGGGATGGACACCGACGAGGTGCTCCAGCGCTTCCGCTACGAGCGCCAGATCCTCGCCGCGCTCGAGCATCCCAACATCGGACGGCTGTACGACGGAGGGGCCGCTGAGGATGGCCGCCCCTACCTCGTGATGGAGTACATCGCGGGGGAGCCGGTCACGGAGTACTGCGATGCGCGACGCCTCTCCGTCGACGCCCGCCTGCGGCTGTTCGAGACGATCTGCACGGCGGTCCAGTTCGCCCACCGCAATCTGGTCATTCACCGGGATCTGAAGCCCTCGAACATCCTGGTGACCGCTGACGGGGTGGTGAAGCTGCTGGATTTCGGCATCGCCAAGCTGCTGGACCCCTCGCGCCCGGAGCTCGCGCCGCGCACGCGCACGGAGATGCGCTTGCTGACCCCCGAGTACGCCTCTCCCGAACAGATCGACGGGAACGCCGTCACCACTGCGACGGACGTCTACTCGCTCGGGGTCATTCTCTTCGAGCTGCTCACGGGAAGGCGGCCGGTCGATCGTCACGGTCGGCGCACGCAGGATCGTTTCGGCCTCGACACCGGCATGGGGCGACCCAGCTCCACAGTGGTTCGTCCGGTCCGCACCGGGGACGAGCGCGAGCCGGTGATCTCCGCCGTCGAGATCGCCGCTCGGCGCGGCACCACCCCCGAGCGCCTGCGTGCGCAGCTGCGCGGCGACCTCGACACCATCACCCTCAAGGCCCTCGCCGAGGAGCCCGAGCGTCGGTACCAGTCGGCCGAGCAGCTCCTCGAAGACATCCGGCGCTATCGTCGGGGGCTACCGGTGCTGGCTCGTGGGGAGTCGATCGCCTATCGCACGACGAAGTTCGTCCGCCGCCATCGACTGGTCGTCTCCATGTCCGCCGCCCTGACCCTTCTGCTCGGCGGCTTCGTCGGTACCACCTTCATGCAGAACCGTCTCCTGCGGGAAGCACGGGGGGCGGCCCAGCTCCGCCAGGGACAGGCGGAAGACCTGATCGGCTACATGCTGGGGGACCTGCGGGAGAAGCTGGTTCCCATCGGGCGTCTCGACCTTCTCGACGACGTCGCCTCCAAAGCCCGGGAATACTTCGCCGCGGTGCCGGCGGAGCAGCTCAGTGAGCGCGAGCTGCTCCGCCGCGCCGAGCAACTCCGTCTCCTGGGCGACGTGCAGCTGCAACGGGGGAACCTCGCGGCGGCCCTCAGCACTTTCCAGGATGCGCATGCCGTGAGCACGGATCTCGTGCGCCGGGATTCGACCAATGCCGAGTGGCGACTCGCGCTGGCGACGGACTTTTTCTGGCTAGGCTACATCAGCTTCGAGCGCGGCGACTTCACCGCCGCACTCGGTCACTTCGACGAATATCGCAGGCACGTCCGGCGGCTATTCGACTCCGACCCCGACAACCGCGTGTACCGGATGGAGCTGAGCTACGCGCACGGCAACATCGGAAGCGCGCTGGAGAAGCTCGGCGACCGACGGGCCATCGACGAGTACAATCGGAGCCTGCAGCTGAAGGAAAGCCTCGCCCGCCTGGATCCCGAGAACGTCGAGTACCGGTCGGCGCTCGCGACCGCTTATAACAAGCTCGCTGTGGCCGAACAGCGCTGGGGCGACCTCGCTGCGGCGCTGGAGCACTTCCGCGCCGAGCTTGCGGTTCGCGAGGAGATTGCGAAGCAGAACGCTGAGGACCGCCACGCACAGCGGCTGCTGTCGCTGGCACACAGCTATCTCGGCGAAGTGCTCGCGGCTGTGGGGCAGGAGGACGAGGCGCTCGACCATCGGCTGGAAGCCTGGTCCATCCAGCGGGAACTGGCGAACTGGGACCCCGAGAACGCCGGATGGCAACGGGGCCTGGCAGTGAGCGCCCGGCTGGGCGGCCTCGGTCTCGTAGCAAGCGGGCGCGAGGAGGAAGGACTGGCGGCAATGCAGGAAAGTCGCGACATTCTGCTCCGCCTGGTGGAGCGCGAGCCGTCCGGCGTTGTCTATCGACAGGAGCTCGCCAAGACGGAAGCGGCTTTCGCCAGCGTGTATGCGCAGTCCCGGCCGGAGGCGGCGGTGGAAGCGGTAGAGAGGACGCTCTCCGTCCTGCGCCCGCTGCTGGAGCAGCGGGACGCGGTGACGCAGGGCGTGGAGGGACACGCCTACCTGGACCTCGGCCGCGCCCTGTCGGCCCTCGGGCGCGACACTGAAGCGCGCGAGGCGTGGACGCAGGCGATCCTGGCGGTAGAAGGTGACGAAGGGGAGGAGGGAGGGGTGGACCGGCTCGCCACGAGAGCACGGGCCTTGATGTACCTGGGCCGCATGCAGGAGGCACGTCCACTGGTCGATGACCTGTTGGCCCGCGGCTATCGGCAGCCTGAATTCGTCGCCCTCGCCAGGCGCAGCGGTCTGCTCCCCGATTCCCCTCGCTGA
- a CDS encoding sigma-70 family RNA polymerase sigma factor has protein sequence MASQPDTTQLLRDVRGGSRAAFDHLYAHVYEDLRQAAHQRLARYRSGQTLNTTALVHEAYLRLVDQSRMEWQDRAHFLALASRAMRFILIDHVRSRTAQKRGGAEEAVPIESVQLAVDEQAADLLALNEALEQLSAYSSRLAQLVEYRFFGGLTYEEIASVTDLSVPTVKRDWARARAWLFRAMRPESGPDPTPRPAR, from the coding sequence ATGGCCAGCCAGCCAGACACGACGCAGCTCCTTCGTGATGTCCGCGGAGGAAGTCGAGCCGCATTCGACCACCTGTACGCGCACGTCTACGAGGACCTCCGTCAGGCGGCGCACCAGCGGCTTGCTCGCTACCGTTCGGGTCAGACGCTGAACACGACGGCGCTGGTACACGAGGCGTATCTCCGCCTGGTAGACCAGAGCCGGATGGAGTGGCAGGATCGCGCCCACTTCCTCGCGCTCGCCTCGCGGGCGATGCGCTTCATCCTCATCGACCACGTTCGCTCACGCACCGCCCAGAAGCGCGGCGGGGCGGAGGAGGCCGTGCCGATCGAGTCGGTGCAGCTGGCGGTGGACGAGCAGGCGGCGGATCTCCTCGCCTTGAATGAGGCGCTCGAGCAGCTGTCGGCCTACAGTAGCCGTCTGGCGCAGCTGGTGGAGTATCGCTTCTTCGGCGGTCTCACCTACGAAGAGATCGCGAGCGTTACGGATCTCTCTGTTCCGACGGTCAAGCGCGACTGGGCACGCGCACGCGCCTGGCTCTTCCGCGCCATGCGGCCCGAGAGCGGCCCCGACCCGACCCCGCGCCCCGCCCGCTGA
- a CDS encoding AsmA family protein, producing MTDPLKPSSEAGGESASASPLKGRWLRWTAIGIAVVLLVPLTLLGAAALLLPRELIARVAAERAEKALGVPVAIGDLDLDFWPSPAVALQSARVGPDGAPVAAVDRILLRPRILPLFSGNVIVREIAIERPDIHLVVDSTGALNLPFGSGDEKESAPSTTDIEFSIDEFRIHDGRLRYTDQRDGTDVSIHGLEQTLHLEGRVAEGSLARIGLSGSLSSDSVDAELPGRLAAPLRGVRFAIDHDAELDRQADRLELAKLRLELQRLVLSGSGRILSVSDSLARRAELELGAEEFSFEDLARSLPEGFLAQLLANRTAEAGTETDSVSGARPSPVEFGYGGRASIAARVSGPLTPDTLPRVEGVVELRDVSVSRDGVALLARTGGQVEFSNEAVAAEGVTGSLFGEPFSLALRVNDLAAPVVDFAARGTAPVEDLLAMAESEEPIQASGALPFDLRGRLRPSDPAQSTLEGTISIGGVRAALPSIQQPIQVSSGTVRFAGEEVRIEQAALAFGESRVNLAATVREWLPVALGDTSAIAMVDFDARAGVLDLDALLGPSESEYTPLLFARLADRSINGKSAAEVAEELGISLPELPRLRARGSVTADRLVRNGLVYENLEANLESSPSAISAPRLRFGFMGGTVELGLALERGEQDATLVAVYHLENVGAGDFFSRFTPFQGHLSGLLTVDGDASLQLDEHMLPVRPTVRSSGQLALTSGALTNWPLLARVGERLGLQSFDTLAFREWAGEYLIAGPLVTLERAVQVSPGVNTELAGSFDFGGKLDLGLVANLSPELASAASEQVRSAAAALAGQQGRVPIGLRITGNVTEPAIALDLTAARDQALAVARQRATEEAQSAAKRAAAEVAERVLGDSVPVAPEQIGAAVRERVQGQIRGLFGGLGRARAPAAAEDSTNAPEAAPADSAAPSDTVAPG from the coding sequence GTGACCGACCCATTGAAACCTTCCTCCGAAGCGGGCGGAGAGAGCGCCTCCGCCTCCCCGTTGAAAGGCCGCTGGTTGCGCTGGACGGCAATCGGCATTGCGGTCGTGCTGCTGGTCCCGCTGACTCTACTCGGCGCCGCAGCACTGCTGCTGCCCAGGGAGCTGATCGCTCGCGTCGCGGCGGAGCGGGCAGAGAAGGCCCTCGGCGTCCCCGTCGCAATCGGGGACCTCGATCTCGACTTCTGGCCGAGCCCGGCCGTAGCGCTGCAAAGCGCCCGCGTAGGCCCTGACGGCGCGCCGGTCGCGGCGGTCGATCGGATCCTTCTGCGTCCCCGGATCCTTCCGCTCTTCTCCGGCAACGTGATCGTGCGGGAGATCGCCATCGAGCGGCCCGACATCCACCTGGTGGTGGACTCCACCGGTGCGCTCAACCTGCCCTTTGGTAGCGGGGACGAGAAAGAATCGGCGCCGTCCACCACGGACATCGAGTTCTCCATCGACGAGTTCCGGATCCACGACGGCCGGCTCCGCTACACGGACCAGCGGGACGGCACGGACGTGTCGATCCACGGTCTCGAGCAGACCCTCCACCTCGAGGGACGCGTGGCCGAGGGGTCTCTGGCCCGCATCGGGCTCAGCGGCTCGCTGTCCAGTGACAGCGTCGACGCGGAGTTGCCCGGGCGTCTCGCCGCGCCCCTGCGGGGGGTGCGCTTCGCCATCGACCACGATGCGGAGCTGGATCGGCAGGCGGATCGCCTTGAGTTGGCCAAGCTGCGGCTCGAGCTGCAGCGCCTCGTGCTGAGCGGCAGCGGGCGTATCCTCTCTGTGTCGGATTCCCTCGCTCGCCGCGCCGAGCTCGAGCTTGGCGCCGAGGAATTCAGCTTCGAGGACCTCGCCCGTTCGCTGCCGGAAGGCTTCCTCGCGCAACTGCTTGCAAATCGGACCGCGGAAGCGGGCACGGAAACGGACAGCGTCTCCGGCGCCCGGCCTTCGCCGGTCGAGTTCGGTTACGGCGGGCGGGCGAGCATCGCCGCGCGGGTCAGTGGCCCCCTCACCCCGGACACCCTGCCGAGGGTGGAGGGGGTGGTGGAGTTGCGTGACGTCTCCGTCTCTCGCGACGGAGTGGCGCTGCTGGCGAGGACCGGTGGGCAGGTGGAATTCTCGAACGAGGCGGTCGCGGCGGAGGGGGTGACGGGCAGCCTCTTCGGTGAGCCGTTCTCGCTGGCCCTGCGGGTGAACGATCTCGCCGCGCCCGTGGTCGACTTCGCGGCGCGGGGCACGGCTCCCGTCGAGGACCTGCTCGCAATGGCGGAGAGCGAGGAGCCGATCCAGGCCTCGGGTGCCCTGCCCTTCGACCTGCGCGGTCGACTCCGCCCCTCCGATCCGGCGCAGTCGACACTCGAGGGGACGATCTCGATTGGCGGTGTGCGTGCCGCGCTGCCCTCAATCCAGCAGCCGATCCAGGTTTCCAGCGGCACCGTGCGATTTGCCGGCGAGGAAGTGCGGATCGAACAGGCGGCGCTCGCGTTCGGCGAGAGCCGGGTGAACCTGGCGGCGACGGTTCGCGAGTGGCTGCCGGTGGCGCTGGGAGACACCAGCGCGATCGCAATGGTGGATTTCGACGCCCGTGCCGGCGTGCTGGACCTGGATGCGCTGCTCGGTCCATCCGAGTCCGAGTACACTCCCCTGCTCTTCGCGCGGCTGGCGGATCGCTCGATCAACGGAAAATCCGCCGCCGAGGTTGCCGAGGAGCTGGGAATCTCGCTACCCGAGCTACCCCGTCTGCGCGCCCGGGGATCGGTGACCGCCGATCGGCTCGTGCGCAACGGCCTGGTCTACGAAAACCTCGAGGCGAACCTGGAGAGCTCCCCCTCGGCGATCAGCGCACCGCGGCTCCGCTTCGGCTTCATGGGGGGAACGGTGGAGCTGGGGCTCGCCCTCGAGAGGGGTGAACAGGACGCGACCCTCGTGGCGGTTTATCACCTGGAAAACGTCGGCGCCGGAGACTTCTTTTCGCGGTTTACTCCGTTCCAGGGGCACCTGTCTGGCCTCTTGACGGTGGATGGTGACGCTTCGCTGCAGCTCGACGAGCACATGCTGCCCGTGCGGCCCACGGTGCGCTCGTCGGGGCAGCTGGCGCTCACCTCGGGGGCCCTGACCAACTGGCCGCTGCTGGCGCGAGTCGGCGAAAGGCTCGGATTGCAGAGCTTCGACACCCTCGCCTTCCGCGAGTGGGCGGGAGAGTACCTCATTGCGGGGCCGCTGGTCACGCTCGAGCGGGCGGTTCAGGTTTCTCCGGGAGTGAATACGGAACTGGCCGGCTCGTTCGACTTCGGGGGCAAGCTCGACCTTGGCCTGGTGGCCAACCTCTCCCCGGAGCTAGCGTCGGCGGCAAGCGAGCAAGTGAGAAGCGCGGCGGCCGCCCTGGCCGGACAGCAGGGACGGGTGCCTATCGGCTTGCGCATCACGGGCAACGTAACCGAGCCGGCCATTGCGCTGGATCTCACCGCGGCGAGAGACCAGGCCCTCGCGGTGGCGCGCCAGCGGGCGACGGAGGAAGCGCAGAGTGCGGCGAAGCGCGCCGCCGCCGAGGTCGCCGAACGGGTGTTGGGAGATTCAGTACCCGTCGCCCCCGAGCAGATCGGCGCCGCCGTGCGGGAACGGGTGCAGGGCCAGATTCGCGGCCTTTTCGGGGGTCTCGGTCGGGCGCGTGCGCCAGCCGCCGCGGAGGACAGCACGAATGCTCCCGAGGCGGCTCCCGCCGATTCGGCCGCGCCCTCCGACACGGTGGCGCCGGGCTGA
- a CDS encoding cold-shock protein, producing MRTTGTVKWFNDSKGFGFITPEDGSKDCFVHHTAIQGSGFKTLTEGEQVEFDVVQGQKGPAAENVVRLG from the coding sequence ATGCGTACCACCGGAACGGTGAAGTGGTTCAACGACAGCAAGGGCTTCGGGTTCATCACGCCCGAGGACGGTTCGAAGGACTGCTTCGTCCATCACACCGCCATTCAGGGCAGCGGCTTCAAGACGCTGACCGAGGGCGAGCAGGTCGAATTCGACGTGGTTCAGGGCCAGAAGGGCCCCGCTGCCGAGAACGTCGTCCGGCTCGGCTGA
- a CDS encoding peptidylprolyl isomerase, protein MQHHAAEGDTVRVHYTGMLPDGTILETSHGGEPLEFTLGRGEVIPGLEHAVTGMAPGERKSVWITPDQAYGPHQDDLLLMVDRSRFPDHIQPAPGQRLRMRREGVPPVMVTVVEVDDDEVILDANHPLAGRDLTFDVQLLEVI, encoded by the coding sequence ATGCAGCACCACGCAGCCGAAGGAGACACGGTCCGGGTGCACTATACCGGCATGCTCCCGGACGGGACCATTCTGGAGACGTCGCACGGCGGAGAGCCCCTGGAATTCACGCTGGGGCGCGGGGAGGTGATCCCCGGCCTGGAGCACGCGGTGACCGGAATGGCTCCGGGGGAGCGCAAGTCCGTGTGGATCACCCCGGACCAAGCCTACGGGCCGCACCAGGACGACCTGCTGTTGATGGTGGACCGCAGCCGCTTCCCGGACCACATCCAGCCCGCGCCGGGGCAACGCCTGCGGATGCGGCGCGAGGGGGTCCCGCCCGTGATGGTGACAGTCGTCGAGGTGGACGACGACGAGGTGATCCTGGACGCCAACCATCCGCTTGCCGGGCGAGACCTCACCTTCGACGTGCAGCTGCTGGAGGTGATCTAG
- a CDS encoding sugar phosphate isomerase/epimerase: protein MSQQGTSRRDFVKRAAVGAAGAALGLAVNPGSLPALEPRRAEALKLGVASYSLREFPRAEAIKMIKELGTPYVNIKSFHLPYDLSLEELAAGRAEFEAAGLQIVGGGTITFEEDTDEEVRKYFDYARGAGMPLIVITADPAILPRIERFAREYDILVAIHNHGPEDRHYPSPYDALRHIEGMDARMGLCVDVGHTVRTGTDVVQVLRDAGPRVLDMHMKDLADLTDRDSQVIVGRGKIPIPDIFRQLVEMNYAYSVNLEYEIDARNPLPGMKESFAYMRQVLASL from the coding sequence ATGTCGCAGCAAGGAACCTCGCGTCGCGATTTCGTCAAGCGGGCGGCTGTCGGTGCGGCGGGAGCCGCGCTCGGTCTTGCCGTGAACCCGGGGTCGCTCCCCGCGCTCGAACCTCGTCGTGCGGAAGCATTGAAGCTGGGCGTGGCGAGCTACTCGCTGCGCGAGTTTCCGCGCGCGGAAGCGATCAAGATGATCAAGGAGCTGGGCACCCCCTACGTGAACATCAAGTCCTTCCATCTCCCGTACGATCTGAGCCTGGAAGAGCTCGCCGCCGGTCGGGCGGAGTTCGAGGCGGCGGGACTCCAGATTGTCGGCGGGGGCACCATCACCTTCGAGGAGGACACCGACGAGGAGGTGCGGAAGTACTTCGATTACGCTCGAGGCGCGGGAATGCCGCTGATCGTCATCACGGCAGATCCGGCCATCCTGCCGCGCATCGAGAGATTCGCGCGGGAATACGACATTCTGGTGGCGATTCACAACCACGGTCCAGAGGATCGCCACTATCCGTCGCCCTACGACGCTCTACGACATATCGAGGGGATGGACGCCCGGATGGGGCTGTGTGTGGATGTGGGACACACCGTCCGCACGGGGACGGATGTCGTGCAGGTGCTGCGCGATGCGGGCCCACGCGTGCTCGACATGCACATGAAGGATCTCGCCGACCTCACCGACCGCGACAGCCAGGTGATCGTGGGGCGCGGCAAGATCCCGATTCCCGACATCTTCCGGCAGCTTGTGGAGATGAACTACGCGTACTCGGTGAACCTCGAGTACGAGATCGATGCTCGGAACCCGCTCCCGGGGATGAAGGAGTCCTTCGCGTACATGCGTCAGGTCCTGGCCTCGCTCTAG
- a CDS encoding NfeD family protein, with product MSLTRFLSLSLLGAAVLASASPVFDGAAAVMAQPAPSTAERQVYRIPVTGVVEMGLAPFVERSLDEAEEAGVAAAILDIDTPGGRVDAAEQIADAISDARIPVYAYVNRRALSAGALIALATDGIFMRPGSTLGAATPVTGDGQKASEKVVSAMRSEFRALAEAAGLDPRVAEAMVDEDVEIPGVVEAGKLLTLSTAEAVAVGYAREVADWDALLDVLQVPGAAVVETSPNWAERVVRFLTHPLVSPFLLSLGFLGILIEIKTPAFGLAGLVGLGSLALFFGSHLIVGLAGWEVLILLGAGAILLLVEALVLPGFGVAGILGIVAVCGAILLSLVGQMPTFTDLLVALQVMGTAVLIVGFVGWQLVKRLPNDRRAHRLFHQDSLRRELGYVSSASREDLVGTEGVALTDLRPSGTARFGEETLDVVSSGTFVRAGTPVRIVRAEGYRHVVEPL from the coding sequence ATGTCTCTCACGCGCTTCCTGTCCTTGAGCCTGCTTGGCGCCGCCGTCCTGGCAAGTGCCTCGCCGGTGTTCGATGGTGCCGCGGCCGTGATGGCGCAGCCGGCGCCTTCCACCGCCGAGAGGCAGGTCTATCGAATTCCGGTGACCGGCGTGGTGGAGATGGGCCTGGCGCCGTTTGTTGAGCGCTCGCTGGATGAGGCCGAGGAGGCCGGTGTGGCGGCCGCGATCCTGGATATCGACACCCCGGGAGGCCGGGTGGACGCGGCGGAACAGATCGCGGACGCGATCAGCGACGCCAGGATCCCGGTCTACGCCTACGTGAACCGTCGCGCCCTCTCCGCCGGGGCGCTGATCGCCCTGGCGACGGACGGCATCTTCATGCGGCCCGGATCTACGCTCGGCGCGGCCACGCCCGTCACCGGTGACGGTCAGAAGGCGAGCGAGAAGGTGGTCAGCGCGATGCGGTCCGAGTTTCGGGCGCTGGCGGAGGCGGCGGGGCTCGACCCGCGGGTGGCCGAGGCCATGGTCGACGAGGACGTGGAGATCCCCGGCGTGGTGGAAGCGGGCAAGCTGCTCACGCTCAGCACTGCCGAAGCGGTGGCGGTGGGCTACGCGCGCGAGGTAGCGGACTGGGATGCCCTTCTCGACGTCCTGCAGGTGCCGGGCGCGGCGGTGGTAGAGACCTCTCCCAACTGGGCGGAGCGTGTCGTGCGCTTCCTCACGCATCCGCTGGTATCCCCGTTCCTGCTTTCACTGGGCTTCCTCGGGATTCTCATCGAGATCAAGACTCCCGCCTTCGGCCTGGCGGGGCTGGTGGGACTCGGGTCGCTCGCGCTCTTCTTCGGTAGCCACCTGATCGTGGGGCTTGCCGGCTGGGAGGTGCTGATCCTCCTTGGCGCGGGCGCGATCCTCCTGCTTGTAGAAGCGCTGGTGCTGCCAGGCTTCGGCGTGGCGGGCATCCTCGGGATTGTGGCTGTGTGCGGCGCCATCCTGCTCAGCCTGGTGGGGCAGATGCCAACCTTCACCGATCTCCTGGTGGCGCTCCAGGTGATGGGAACCGCCGTGCTGATCGTCGGCTTCGTGGGCTGGCAGCTCGTGAAGCGCTTGCCGAATGATCGTCGAGCGCATCGCCTCTTCCACCAGGACTCGCTCCGGCGCGAGCTGGGCTACGTCTCCAGCGCGAGCCGCGAGGATCTGGTCGGGACCGAGGGCGTGGCGCTTACCGACCTGCGCCCCTCCGGCACCGCGCGTTTCGGAGAGGAGACTCTGGACGTGGTATCAAGCGGGACCTTTGTACGGGCGGGCACGCCTGTCCGCATCGTGCGGGCGGAAGGCTACCGCCACGTGGTGGAACCGCTCTGA
- the floA gene encoding flotillin-like protein FloA (flotillin-like protein involved in membrane lipid rafts): MQEFAFVSTLLVIGLAVLVVVIIARFIPIGLWITAFASGVRLSFLNLFGMRFRRVDPRQIVLPLIAATKAGLELNVNELEGHYLAGGNVSRVVAALISADKANIALSFQQAAAIDLAGRDVKEAVETSVNPKVINTPRVAAMAKDGIQLIALARVTVRANINRLVGGAGEETILARVGEGIVSTIGSSETHKAVLENPDAISKTVLAKGLDAGTAFEILSIDIADVDVGKNIGAELQTDQAEADKRIAQARAEERRAMAVALEQENRARVEEARAKVVEAEAEVPRAIAEAFRSGNLGIMDYARYRNLLSDTAMREAIARPETSSSDGSTS, from the coding sequence ATGCAAGAGTTCGCCTTCGTCAGCACGCTGCTGGTCATCGGGCTGGCGGTACTCGTCGTCGTGATCATCGCCCGGTTCATCCCGATCGGCTTGTGGATCACGGCCTTCGCGTCAGGAGTCCGGCTCTCCTTCCTCAACCTCTTCGGGATGCGCTTTCGCCGGGTCGATCCGCGCCAGATCGTGCTGCCGCTGATCGCCGCGACGAAGGCGGGGCTCGAGCTGAACGTGAACGAGCTCGAAGGCCATTACCTCGCGGGTGGCAACGTCAGCCGCGTGGTCGCGGCGCTGATCTCCGCGGACAAGGCAAACATCGCGCTCTCCTTCCAGCAGGCCGCGGCCATCGACCTCGCGGGCCGAGACGTGAAGGAGGCGGTGGAGACGTCGGTCAACCCGAAGGTGATCAACACGCCGCGGGTGGCGGCGATGGCGAAGGACGGGATCCAGCTGATCGCGCTGGCGCGCGTGACGGTGCGGGCGAACATCAATCGCCTGGTCGGCGGCGCGGGAGAGGAGACGATCCTTGCCCGGGTGGGCGAGGGGATCGTCTCTACCATCGGCTCGAGCGAGACGCACAAGGCGGTACTCGAAAATCCGGACGCCATCTCCAAGACGGTGCTCGCCAAGGGACTGGACGCCGGCACCGCCTTCGAGATCCTCTCCATCGACATCGCCGACGTTGATGTCGGAAAGAACATCGGCGCGGAGCTGCAGACCGACCAGGCAGAGGCCGACAAGCGCATCGCCCAGGCTCGGGCGGAGGAACGACGGGCCATGGCAGTCGCGCTCGAACAGGAGAACAGAGCGCGGGTCGAGGAAGCGCGGGCGAAGGTCGTGGAGGCGGAGGCGGAGGTCCCACGGGCGATTGCGGAGGCGTTCCGCAGCGGGAACCTGGGCATCATGGACTACGCGCGCTACCGCAACCTGCTGAGCGATACCGCCATGCGAGAGGCCATCGCCAGGCCTGAGACAAGCAGCTCCGACGGATCGACGAGTTGA